The Branchiostoma floridae strain S238N-H82 chromosome 1, Bfl_VNyyK, whole genome shotgun sequence sequence aGGTGTAAAGTATGCCGGCAGCGAAAACcaaaatattgatattgtttccaacaatttgaaattgttttccaataATTTTAAATTGTTGAGAATTGGGCCCTTTTTTCCTTCGCAGCAGGACAGGAAACTTTTCAGCCGAGAACAGTGATCAGGCACCAACCGGTGTGAGGACACTGTGAGAGTCTGGTTGAAGCatcccagctgtcaatcacaattatcAGTTCAGCCAATGAAAATAATGATTAGTGATTTGACCAACAAGGTAATGCAGCCCAATGCAGGTGCTGCATTACACTGAAATAtttttgcatttgttttgtctttattcatttttttctttttacgttATGACAGAGGTGGGATAATCTAATTAGGTTAGGTTGGCGTAATCAGTCAGGGCGTATCCCTGTCTTGTTTAAGGGTTTGttatcattatgcaaatttcaaatgattatagataaacttactttattgtgGGTTAAGTAAACGGACCGACACGCGTTGCCAGTGGTCATTAATTTGATTTTACGGAAAACTACAGAAGCGTgcatttttcttaaatttccaAGTTGCTGTCATCCCAGATATCACCTGATCTGGCCTAGCGCACGTGGGGCTTGTCTGCTTCTTTACAGTCTTCGGTTGTGTATATAAATGTGCTGAGAAAAATAGTACACTGTTCTTCGAGTAAACTTGGCGGTTATAACAGGCAAATATTGtcatttattgatatatatttaATATTTTGAGGCCCAATAATTTGATATGTAATGTGGTGGGAAGCtaaaacaatgtattttgttcCCGTTACTCTTAAGAAATGGACGAGTTGCTCTTGCGGATGGATATAATGAGAAAGCGGATATAAGGAGGATGCCGTCAGTGGAACTGTCTCAGTTCAACTGTGAAGTGCCTGTTGTCAGGGAGTGCACAATGCTTTCTGTCGTGTCTGGGCTGTGACGGCGTTTTTGCCTGTTGCCCAGTTTAGCTGTGAGTGGTCAGGGAGTGCACACGtttctttcttcattcttcTGCTTTTGCAGTTTGCAACTTACTATCTGCTTCAAATTAGCGCTGTGGTGAAACCTTATTTCTTGCATGGTTGGTGTGTGGTATTTTATCTGGTGAATTCATGTTGCATTCCTTCGGTCTCATTTACTTGTTTTGCTTTATCTTTAGCTTATTCTCGCCATGCCCACCTCCCATCCTTCCCGCCCTTCAAGCTTATTTTAGTCATACCAGGTCAGAGTGTCAGAATGcctcttttcttcttcattgTTCTTCGTGCTTCACAATTACCTTGCTATCTGCTGTGGCGAAGCTTAACGTAATGTTTGGCGTATGGTATGTCATCTGGTTGCGTTTTTGCGTGTCTATCTTACGAAGTAGAATTCTGTTACAGCGATGTCTATCATCATACAACTACACTAATTTAGCTGAACTGCTCAAACGATTCAAACCCGACTGATTATGGCATTGGTAATCGagcaaaaaaaatcctttttctatattttttttctggcagAACATCCAGCTTACTCAGGGTATGCTAGTTAGGGAAATTCCTACaactgtccagcctcttggaaacccagacttcggggactgtacAAAGtacagtgggggctggttcagccaAGTTAGATGGGTTCGCTGGGTGGTAACGCCATATATCTTTATAATTTCCTTCgaactgttttttgttttttttttgctctcgTTGCCAAATGCTTTTGTACAATGAATTGTGTGCAGGGACGATTATTTTACTGACATTTGTCTCCATTTGACAATAAACGGTGACTGTATATATGGTGCAAGTGGCACTTCACAAAGCCGGACGATAAGAATGATAGAAGATTGATTAACATGAACCTTAGTCCAAGGTCGCAACGAATTGTTTTAAGGTAAAGTTATGACAAATAAGTTTTAAAACTACCCAGTTGGAACTCGTGTCTCATTCATGGCAAAACGCTCGTAAGGCAACATTTCATCCATTCTAGAAGTGCTCCGGATACTCTTCGCTGACGTAACTTGAAAGGATTACCAGCGTACCATCGTATATCAAAGGATTTTAAACTGCATCtgcatttaaaaacaacaaagcatGTGTGTTCACGTCAGGCTTATGCTCGGCTTTTTCATAGGTACTTTTAAAGCTGCTCATTCACCTCTCCTGGAGAGCCTCTTTCTGGCAGCACGAAAGGTGTTGGTGCTTGCCATATAATGATGAATCGATGTATACGCTAGTCCTTGCTTAGTTTGTGGTTATTCCGAGTCGTCCTGCCTGTGATCTGTACCCTAGATGGGGGTAACCAGTCTCTAAACTCGGAGTTCATCAGGGATCGGGCAAATGTTAGGCACAGCTGTTCACGTCTGGTAGCAAGTGATGTCAGTCTAGTTGGTCGGACTGGCGCTTGGTCAGGCCGGAGTTCCAGACAGGAACAGCGTACTCCAGTATCGGCCTGATGTAGCCACTataaaattaaacaaaaatacaGCAAATGATTAATTCATAAAACTATGCAAACCATGGCAGCGCAATGTAGCACTGGCACATCTTGAAGACTTGCTGGACAGAGGGTTTGAAGGGACTCTGAGATTCACTTCACATTctgggaaatatttacaaaatgtatgtattacaGAAGCACTAACATGGAATAGATATTAAGTATGGTAGATGAAAAACAAGCATACCCCGAATAATTACTTAGTAATgctaaaaaaaagacatgaaaacTGAAAGATGCAATTTGATTCAAACAATCACTAGTAAGCTACCCATCTCCCCATGCTCTGCTATAATTGGTTCAAACAATTGCTTGTACATTACAGATTACATAATAGGCTATACTGAATCCTTCATGTACATTGCAATATCTACCAGATGAAAAAAGTACTCTTCTTCCNNNNNNNNNNNNNNNNNNNNNNNNNNNNNNNNNNNNNNNNNNNNNNNNNNNNNNNNNNNNNNNNNNNNNNNNNNNNNNNNNNNNNNNNNNNNNNNNNNNNNNNNNNNNNNNNNNNNNNNNNNNNNNNNNNNNNNNNNNNNNNNNNNNNNNNNNNNNNNNNNNNNNNNNNNNNNNNNNNNNNNNNNNNNNNNNNNNNNNNNNNNNNNNNNNNNNNNNNNNNNNNNNNNNNNNNNNNNNNNNNNNNNNNNNNNNNNNNNNNNNNNNNNNNNNNNNNNNNNNNNNNNNNNNNNNNNNNNNNNNNNNNNNNNNNNNNNNNNNNNNNNNNNNNNNNNNNNNNNNNNNNNNNNNNNNNNNNNNNNNNNNNNNNNNNNNNNNNNNNNNNNNNNNNNNNNNNNNNNNNNNNNNNNNNNNNNNNNNNNNNNNNNNNNNNNNNNNNNNNNNNNNNNNNNNNNNNNNNNNNNNNNNNNNNNNNNNNNNNNNNNNNNNNNNNNNNNNNNNNNNNNNNNNNNNNNNNNNNNNNNNNNNNNNNNNNNNNNNNNNNNNNNNNNNNNNNNNNNNNNNNNNNNNNNNNNNNNNNNNNNNNNNNNNNNNNNNNNNNNNNNNNNNNNNNNNNNNNNNNNNNNNNNNNNNNNNNNNNNNNNNNNNNNNNNNNNNNNNNNNNNNNNNNNNNNNNNNNNNNNNNNNNNNNNNNNNNNNNNNNNNNNNNNNNNNNNNNNNNNNNNNNNNNNNNNNNNNNNNNNNNNNNNNNNNNNNNNNNNNNNNNNNNNNNNNNNNNNNNNNNNNNNNNNNNNNNNNNNNNNNNNNNNNNNNNNNNNNNNNNNNNNNNNNNNNNNNNNNNNNNNNNNNNNCGAGAGAGACGCGTGACTGGGGGTATAATCATTGTTTAATggtaaacaataaaaatgacagatgaattttctccaaaccccCAGTCAgaagatgaatgaaagaaagagtaCATGGAGTTAGCTAGGAGTCGTGACTTAAGGAATTTGGAACAAAGGCCTGCGCTATCTATTAAATTAACAAGTCGTACTACTCTAAGTGAGGGCATTTGCCATGGTGCGAACAGTCCATAGTCTGCCTTTTCGAGTCACTGTGGTGTAGCGCTGGTACGCGTTTGACTTCCAGTCTCCCTGGAGCTGGATCAGGGTCGCTGGTATACCACAGTCGCTGGCCCACGTCGCACCGCCGCGACGGAGGCTGTGTCCGCTATATTGTGTCTTGTTGTAACCGCATAACTCTAGGAAGTGCCGTAGCAGAGTCACGAAAGTTTGATGCGTCATGGGTACAATCCGCGGCCCCGTTTCCTGGGGCAGAACAAAGGCTGGTCCGTCTGGGTCTGCCGCGTGTGTCAGGGAGAACGCTTTCTCCAGCGCTGCTACGGGACACAGGGGGGAGCCATTAACACGGGGAATCGGGATCTGGAGCGTCCTTTCCCGAAACTGAATTGTTTTGCTCCAACGAACGGTGATCACTGCGCCCCACGCGAAGAATCGGAAGTCTTTGCGGCAGAGTTGCTTGACAGGGTCGAAGCTGTTCGCTGTTTTCGGTAGAAGGTTCGACTTGCGGAAGAACGAGAAGAACCCTACCAAACACGTGGCCCAGAAAACCACGTGCTTGGGCTGAGTGAGGTCCAGCCGCGTGTAGATGGCGCGTAGAATGTCCGGAGTGATGGGGAGCTTCTGTGTGACGCAATCACCATGGATACGGCGAATACCGCGCAGCGTGGTTTGTAGAAGCCAGTTGTTGTACAGGGGGTTGCCAAACCCTGCCTCCTGGTGCAGTACTCGGACAATGTTTAGGTAGTTGACGATGCTGCTGTACTTGAGTGTTCTCGCTAGAAATACCGCGTACCGGCACAGAGTTTTAGTTGTAGCTGGGACAGGTACATACTGATGATACAAACAGAACCGCAGGTACGCCCGCCGCTGGGATTTGTACGTCGCTTTTGTTGATTCAGCATAGGTCCGTGAACGGTAGAAGCGGATGTCGGCGTCTAGGGATGCTTCGCTATCCAAGATGCCTGTGGAGGCAAAATAGACAGAGTTTTAGTGGAAACATGTGGCAGGTCACACTCGACTCGTGTTACATCCTTATTCTGGTCATGCCATTGCTGCAGTTCACATTTTCTGCATTGGCCGAATGCATGCCCTGTCANNNNNNNNNNNNNNNNNNNNNNNNNNNNNNNNNNNNNNNNNNNNNNNNNNNNNNNNNNNNNNNNNNNNNNNNNNNNNNNNNNNNNNNNNNNNNNNNNNNNAAAGGCAAAAAATTATACGATCCATGGTAAGCTGTGTTTTCCATATTTATGTCAATGCTTACACCAAGTGTCCCATCAGCTGAACTGTGAGGGATAACATGATAACATGTCCACTGAGTTTTTTTGCATTGGTGATAGCATGAATAATAACCAGGTGAGATGAGCACCCAGGAGTTTTATCATTGTACAAGCTGTGACCTACCTGTGTCTGGGTTGTAAGTAGctgttacagtagaagcctgGCCTTGGGTTGTACGAACTTCAACACGGATGATATACACTGGTGGAGAAGACAAgtaattatttcattttcttgaatGACAGGGTATGGATGGTCAATCACTTTGTGAAGCAGAAGACTAAATACATATATGAACAGGGTCTTATACTTCTTGTTTAAGGATACAACTTGCAATAATAGCTTATGGGAACAATGAACGTTATGAATTCCTGCCTAGTGACACTTGCACTGGAAAGGTATataagtgcaaacttcactgtacttgtgtcatttagcctctagccactgaagaagctgtacatagcgaacctagtttggccgacaggctgaataaaagttcaaaacttgaactatgcggctccagatgtctttctgagggacgactgcagtgtgcaagatgtcacggtagcttgagggatgaatctactctactatatactgcaTACTTCTCAACGGATGGACCCTCGCTGTAGTATCATCTGGAACTCCGGACCCAGAATGATCCCGTACATCACAAGAAAGCACCGAGAAGCAAGACGAGCCCTCTACAAAGACGCATGCTGGAAGAAACCATCGCCGCCAAGTCGAGCACAAGGAAGACACTGAGATACCACCGAGTGCGCCACGAAACTACCATCACTGCCCACCACACCAGCGAGAAAGGGAAGAAAGGGGACGTCATCCACAAGTTGTCCAAAGCCCGCAGGATGCTGAGAAGCCAGAGCTACACGCCAGAGCAAGATAAACAGCTGAGGGAAGACAACATCTCGGAAAAAGACGGATCAGTGCACCCCTTAATTCCTGAATATCAAATGTGTAAACAGACCTTTTTATGACATGTGCAATTGTTCTAGAACAATAGATGAAGTCATAGGTCACTTAAGGTCAGGGCAACCTGCCCCTAGGATCTAAGGTGCAATATGTACCAGGGCAGAatgcactggaaaggtatataagtgcaaacttcactgtacttgtgtcatttagcctctagccactgaagaagctgtacatagcgaaactagtttggccgacaggctgaataaaagttcaaaacttgaactatgcggctccagatgtctttctgagggacgactgcagtgtgcaagatgtcacggtagcttgagggatgaatctactctactatatagtGACACTTGTTCTTAGTTCACCTGTTACAGTAAATATGATTTCGTTACATTCTATTGATGGACGTAACCTGTTTTCATCAATatagtacatttgtaatgtctgtcatataattttttttttcagaaatataaCCCCCTATTACTTGTGTTCATTGAATACTCTTCAGTGAGTACAAAGAAGGACCTTTTCCCTCACCTTTGACACTGCTCCTGTAGATGTCATAAGCAGTGTTCAGCCCGCTGTATCTGATTTCCTCATTGTCAAACAGGACATACTCCTCCAGGTAGCCGTTCAGACTGAAGGCATCGCTCCAGTCCACATGCACATAGCTCTGGTTACTGGTTATGTCTGGCACATTCACAGCCGTGGGTGCTGCAGAAAAAATAATGACAACAAACAAATTAGCAAACAACTAGACAAATAAGAAATCTCTTTCACCGTCATTTCATATGTCAAGCAGATTTACTGCTATGCTGATTCATTGCTGATTGTGTCAGTAAGTTAGAAAGCTGTTACTATGGAGGACTTACGGGCAGGTAACGTTGTCCCTAGCTGCCATCCAGACGGTGCCTCCCCTTGCTCATTAAAGGCAGTGACCATGAACTCATAGTTGGTGTACGGGACCAGCTCTGTGGCGTTGTACATCAGTAGGGGACCGTTGTACACCACTGCTTCTTGTTGGGTGGTGCAGGTTCGAGACGGGGTGACTGGCTGACTAGTCAGGGGACATGCACGGCGCTGGCGCAACTGaaacctggggggggggggataatgCATTTAAGTATATAGTCTGTCATTCTCTTATCAATTCCATGATTCTGCAGTAGTTGAGTCAACTTTTATATATGCACAATATAGTTTCCACAACAAGTACATAGAATGAAGTCTTAACAAGCCCTACCTGTTGATGATACCATTTCTGTTGTCAGGATAGTCCCAGGTGAGGTAGATGGCATCGGTGTCTGTCCTCCGTATGCTTGGTGCACCCTGTCCCGTGGGAGCGGCCCCCAGTGTTCTCACATATGCCGGTGGACTGAGAGTGGATCCACCGTTGGTGAACACTGCAACCCTGAACTCATAGTTGGTGTACGGATGGAGGTTTGTGATCTCCCATGGCATCCTGACAGTTGATACCACAACCTGGAGGACCTGAACACAAGCAAGCACAGATGTAAATTCCAACTTTAATGTTAAATCTTGTATCAATACTTCTAATCTACTCTGATACCTTAATGCATGTGTTGTTGTATACATTAAGCTTCAACTCTTGTTGAATAAAAGCTATCAGACTGCCTTGCATCAAATTAAGTCCTTCCAATTATCCATGCATtacagtggcggcggcaccgtgggggcagtgggggcggccgcccccacaaaaaataggtcgtgggggcgtcgcccccacgataaaataagctgaaacactcaaaatcaagctgaaacccttgagtacattttcactaatggaaatttcatcaaatctcgctagtctactggcaaaatttggccctgaaaatgcagcaaatgacgtttcagagggtccagatttcaaaatttcgaaggacctcccttgtgaggatTCGCGCCGTCGGCATTGGACATGGTGAGAAAATGCTaccggagcgtcgtcccccacgacctttttctagtagaaatttcattatcaaacttacatttgtttacaagcaaaataatgttcccctcaaatgcaggaaatggcattcaaagtgtcctgatttaGTTCTCCAAAACTCCCTTGCggcggcttgcgtcttcggggctcacgacgacgtagtgcaaaatatgttggtgcgtgggtcgtcgcccgcaaaaatcgttttctctaatagaagtttaattaaattcagcttagtctgtctgcaaaatttgtccctcaaaatacaggaaatggcgtttcagagggtctacatttcaaaaatttccagaacctaccttgcaacggctcgtaccttcgccgctcgagatggtgaaaatatgttgggggtgtcaccctcaataactaaagctaaaactatgtgtatttttgatagaaatgtcattgaagttagcttagtctggcagcaaaatttgcccctcaaaatacaggaaatagcgtttcagagggttaagatttgaaatttttccgggggtgcatgcccccggacccccctagaagggtcgcgcctccggcgcgacgactcgggccttcggccctcgatttagtgatatgacaaattttcgcccccacaactaaaaaatggtgccgccgcctctgcattAGAAACGAACATCATATTATCTAAGGATTATCTAAGGACATTTGGGCTCGTGAAAAAACACTTAAAAAACATACCAACAATGAACCATGtcaaaatcatgcaaatcagcaaaATTGCATTCTGAATACTGTACATACCCCTGAGACATTGGCTTGGATGTCATACTTCACAATGTCTCCGTTTGGTCTTGCTGGAGGGGCAATGTTCACAGTCACCTGGCTTCCAGTGACGGATGAGAAGGTTGGTGCTTGTAAGCCTTCTGGTCGTGAGTCTCCCGTTTTGACAGACTGCCAGGGACACTGGAGAATGCTGCTGCAGGAGGTGCCTGCACGGTTAACTGATACCACAATGTACTCATAAAATGTAGCAGGTTGGAGGGAATTATCTGTGTCACTGTAGACTGTAATGGCTGCAGAGCCGttgtacacaaacacagggCTGGAGGTGGATTGCTGTCTCCTGTACAAGCGGTACTCTGTGATGATCCCTCTGGGGTTGCTGGGGGCACCCCAAGATGCCTGGATACCAAGCATGGCACCAAGAGAGTCAGCCAGTTGTGTAAGTACAGGCAGAGGCTGGTTAACAGGTGGGGCTTCTCTGGTATACTCCCTGGAAGCTGTACTCTGTACGCAGCCCTTCAACGTACAGGCCTCCAGGTAGAAAACATACTGTGTGTATGGCTGCAGCCCGTATACGTCCCTCTGAAAGGTGTCCCCTGTTAACGTGTATTGAGGGGTCCCATCAACATACAGGGTGTAGTTTCGAATGATTCCATTGGGAAATGCTGGAGGCATCCATTCTGCTCGGATGGCAGTGGAGGATAGAGCAGTGAGAGTCGGTGGGTCCAATCCAGCTGGAATGTCAGCAATGGTATTGATTATGGCTGGTGGGCTGGGTCCTGTACCACCAATGCTGTTAAAGGCTTCCACAGTGTAGCTGTACTGTCTTCCAGGGGTAAGCCCATAGTCGGTGTACCTTGTGTCACTCTCATCATAAACCAAATTTCCATCTCTTCGGACCTCATACCGCCTTATGACACCATTTGGATACAGTGGCTCATTCCATGTTACTTCCACCACAGTTGAACTCAGCACACGAAGGGTTGGAGAC is a genomic window containing:
- the LOC118417895 gene encoding uncharacterized protein LOC118417895; this encodes NSVYFASTGILDSEASLDADIRFYRSRTYAESTKATYKSQRRAYLRFCLYHQYVPVPATTKTLCRYAVFLARTLKYSSIVNYLNIVRVLHQEAGFGNPLYNNWLLQTTLRGIRRIHGDCVTQKLPITPDILRAIYTRLDLTQPKHVVFWATCLVGFFSFFRKSNLLPKTANSFDPVKQLCRKDFRFFAWGAVITVRWSKTIQFRERTLQIPIPRVNGSPLCPVAALEKAFSLTHAADPDGPAFVLPQETGPRIVPMTHQTFVTLLRHFLELCGYNKTQYSGHSLRRGGATWASDCGIPATLIQLQGDWKSNAYQRYTTVTRKGRLWTVRTMANALT
- the LOC118424239 gene encoding usherin-like, which encodes MFVDSDLAPYTVYEYRVRAHNSIGSVDSDWIRVETAQAAPTSVEAPVVEYIGSNARTLRIKWTAPATPNGVIVSYQLQRNDSAPISFSAGDSRLFDYQDPGLEPYTVYSYTITACTAGGCTTSQPATRRTLETAPLQVEAPVIAAINSTAVQATWSYPRILNGEINNFELKADGITRCSGLITMCVVDSLISYREYGFTVRACTGGGCTDSPTTLARTTEARPTNQQSPTLRVLSSTVVEVTWNEPLYPNGVIRRYEVRRDGNLVYDESDTRYTDYGLTPGRQYSYTVEAFNSIGGTGPSPPAIINTIADIPAGLDPPTLTALSSTAIRAEWMPPAFPNGIIRNYTLYVDGTPQYTLTGDTFQRDVYGLQPYTQYVFYLEACTLKGCVQSTASREYTREAPPVNQPLPVLTQLADSLGAMLGIQASWGAPSNPRGIITEYRLYRRQQSTSSPVFVYNGSAAITVYSDTDNSLQPATFYEYIVVSVNRAGTSCSSILQCPWQSVKTGDSRPEGLQAPTFSSVTGSQVTVNIAPPARPNGDIVKYDIQANVSGVLQVVVSTVRMPWEITNLHPYTNYEFRVAVFTNGGSTLSPPAYVRTLGAAPTGQGAPSIRRTDTDAIYLTWDYPDNRNGIINRFQLRQRRACPLTSQPVTPSRTCTTQQEAVVYNGPLLMYNATELVPYTNYEFMVTAFNEQGEAPSGWQLGTTLPAPPTAVNVPDITSNQSYVHVDWSDAFSLNGYLEEYVLFDNEEIRYSGLNTAYDIYRSSVKVYIIRVEVRTTQGQASTVTATYNPDTGRSQLVQ